The segment CGAGGTCTTCGAATCCGCGCACTCCGTCGTCTTCGACGAGGCGGAGAACCGGCTGCACACGATCAAGGCGGTGATGGTGGCGACGCTCGGATCGGCCGTCGAAGGCTGACCAGGACGGCGCTTCGCGGCAGAGGTGTCTATCGCGTACTCATGACGGAAGTCACAAGACGGTGATACTTTCGGAAGGAGGCAGACGCGGGGCAGTAGCACCCGCCGCCGGAGGAGGCCCCTTCCATGAGCCCCTTTACCGGATCCGCTCAACCCACTGAGGAATGGCGCCACCTGGGGCTCTCGGTGGACGGCGGGGTCGCCACCGTGACCCTGGCCCGCCCGCGGAAGCTCAACGCCCTCACCTTCGGCGCCTATGCCGATCTGCGCGACCTGCTCGCGCAGTTGTCACGCGAACGCTCCGTACGGGCCCTGGTGCTCGGCGGTGAGGGACGGGGCTTCTGCTCGGGCGGTGACGTCGACGAGATCATCGGTGCCACCCTCGCCCTGGACACCGCGGAACTCCTCGACTTCAACCGGATGACCGGCGCGACCGTACGGGCGATCCGCGAGTGTCCGTTTCCCGTGATCGCCGCCGTGCACGGGGTGGCCGCCGGGGCAGGCGCCGTCCTCGCCCTCGCCGCGGACTTCCGGATCGCCGACCCCACCGCCCGATTCTCCTTTCTCTTTACCCGGGTGGGTCTGTCCGGCGGGGATATGGGCGCCGCCTATCTGCTGCCCAGAGTCGTCGGGCTCGGCCACGCCACCAGACTGCTGATGCTCGGCGAACCCGTGCCCGCACCCGAAGCGGAAAGGATCGGGCTGATCAGCGAACTGGTCCCCGAAGGCACCGCCGGGGAACGAGCCGCCGCGCTCGCGGCCCGCCTCGCTGCCGGGCCCGCACTGGCCCAGGCCCAGACGAAGGCGCTGCTCACGGTGGAACTGGACATGCCGCTGGCCGCGTCGGTGGAACTCGACGCGGCCACCCAGGCACTGCTGATGACCAGCGCGGACTACGCCGAATTCCATGCGGCCTTCACCGCGAAACGCCCACCGGAATGGCGCGGGCGATGAACGGACGCAGACTGTGACCGGCCGCCCGTCCCGGCCACTGCGGATCGCCGTCATCGGTGGCGGCCCCGGCGGGCTCTACGCCGCGGCCCTGCTGAAACGGCACGATCCGCGCCGGTCCATCACGGTCTGGGAGCGTCGGGCACCCCAGGACACCTTCGGCTTCGGAGTCGTCCTTTCGGACGAGACCCTCGGCGCGATCGAACACGCCGACCCCGCCGTCCACCGATCCCTCCGGCGGGAGTTCGTACGCTGGGACACGATCGACATCGTCCACCGGGGCCGGACGCTCACCTCCGGCGGACACGGCTTCGCCGCCCTGGGACGGCAGAGACTGCTGGCCCTGCTGCACCGGCGCTGTACGGAGCTGGGGGTACGGCTCCGCTTCCGTACCCCCGCGCCGCCCGCGACCGAACTCGCCGCCGGCCACGATCTGGTTATCGCCGCCGACGGAGCGGGCAGCGGCACCAGGGAGGCGCACCCGGAGGCGTACCGGCCGACCATCACCACCCATGCCTGCCGCTACCGCTGGCTGGCCGCGGACTTCGCGTTCGACGCCTTCCGCTTCGAGATCGCCGAGACCGACTTCGGCGTGATGCAACTCCACGGCTACCCCTACGCTCCCGACGCCTCCACCGTGGTCGTCGAAATGCGGGAAGAGGTATGGCGGGCGGCCGGATTCCACACCGAGCGGGCGGACCGGGGACCGGCCCGGACAGTCGATCGCTGTGCCGAGATCTTCGCCGGGGCCCTCGGCGGGCGGGCGCTTCGCCACTCCGACTCGACCTGGACCGCGTTCCGTACCGTCGTCAACGACCGCTGGACCGACGGCCGGACCGTCCTCATCGGCGACGCGGCCCATACGGCCCACTTCTCCATCGGCTCCGGCACCAAACTCGCCGTCGAGGACGCCCTCGCGCTCGCCGGCTCCATCGAGGAGCACCCCGCGCTCGACGACGCGCTGGCCGCCTACGAGGCGGAGCGCCGCCCGGTCGTCGAGTCGACGCAGCGCGCCGCACTGGCCAGCCTGCGCTGGTTCGAAGAACTGGAGACGTACACGGAACAGTCCGCGCGGCAGTTCGCCTTCAACCTGCTGACCCGCAGCCGCCGCGTCACCCACGACAATCTGAGGCTGCGGGACGCTTCGTTCACCACCGCCGTCGACCGTGACTTCGGCTGCCCCCCGGACACACCCCCGATGTTCACCCCGTTCCGGCTGCGCGGACTCACCCTCCGCAACCGGATCGTCGTCTCGCCGATGGACATGTATACGGCGGTGGACGGCGTTCCCGGGGACTTTCATCTGGTCCATCTGGGGGCGCGGGCCCTCGGCGGTGCCGGGCTGGTGATGACGGAGATGGTCTGTGTGAGCGCCGAGGGACGGATCACCCCCGGCTGCGCGGGGCTGTACAGCGGCGAGCAGGTGGCTGCCTGGCGGCGGATCACCGGCTTCGTCCGGGCCGCCGCGCCCGGTACGGCGATCGGCGTCCAGCTCGGCCACAGTGGACGCAAGGGTTCCACCCGGCGGATGTGGGAAGGCACGGACGAGCCGCTCCCGGACGGCAACTGGCCGCTGGTCGCCGCTTCGACCCTGCCCTACCGGCCGGACGGCCGGGTGCCCACGGCGCTGGACCGGGCGGGCATGACCGCCGTACGGAACGCGTTCACGGCCGCCGCGCGACGGGCCGCCGACGCCGGATTCGACCTCCTCGAACTGCACTGCGCGCACGGCTACCTCCTCTCCGGTTTCCTCTCACCCCTCACCAACCGGCGTACCGACGGCTACGGCGGCGATCTCGTGGGCCGGCTCCGCTTTCCGCTGGAGGTCTTCGACGCGGTACGGGACGTCTGGCCGGACGAGCGGCCCATGACCGTCCGGATCTCCGCGACCGACTGGGCGCCGGGCGGTACGTCGGACGCGGATGCCGTGGCGATCGCCGCGGCCTTCGCGGCTCACGGCGCCGACGCGATCGACGTGTCCACCGGCCAGGTCGTCGCGGAGGAGCGGCCCGAGTTCGGGCGTTCCTACCAGACTCCCTACGCCGACCGGATCCGCAACACCGTGGGCGTGCCCGTGATCGCCGTGGGTGCCATCTCGTCGTGGGACGACGTCAACTCCCTGCTGCTCGCCGGCCGGGCCGATCTGTGTGCCCTGGCCCGGCCCCATCTGTACGACCCGCACTGGACGCTGCACGCGGCGGCCGAGCAGGGGTACACCGGGCCGGGGGCGCCCTGGCCCGTGCAGTACCGGGCGGGCAGCCGCAGACCGCCGACCGGGCGGGATGTGCCGCGGCCCCGCCAGGGCCGGCCGGACGTGTCCTCGCCGGACGAACGGTCGCCGGACGTGTCTTCGCCGGACGTGTCCTCGCCGGGCGGGTCTTCGCCGAAGGTGCCGTCGCCGGGCGGGCCCGGCGGACGGTGACGGCCCGGGGCCGCCCGGTCGAACATGTTGGCGACAACTCGCCAAAGAGGTTCGGTGGATGCCCGAGAGAGGGACACTCTCCGTAGTAAGTGGCGGGGCTTCCGTCACTCCCGGTGGACGAATGCGGCGCCTGTCTCCCGCAGCAGATCGTGCACCTGACGGAAGACCCCGGCCGAGCGGCCGCCGGGCCAGCCCTCCGGCAGCAGTTCGATCGGCAGTCCCGGATCGGTGTAGGGCAGGCGCCGCCAGGAGTCCAGGGCCAGCAGATAGTCCCGGTAGGCGTCCTCGGCCGATCCGGTCCGCTCCGCCGACCACCGGCGGAGCACCGGCTCGTGGGAGTCGAGGAACTCCTCGTGCGCCTTGGCGACGGCGCCGAGATCCCACCAGCTCGCCACCGCCTCGGAGGTCGCCGCGAAGCCGAGGTGGGTGCCGCGGAACAGCTCGACGTAGGGGTCGAGCTGGAGGCGGCGCAAGGTGTGGCGGGTCTCCTCGTACAGCCGGGCGGGGGCGACCCACACCCCGGGTGCGGCGGAGCCGAAGCCGAGCCGGTGGAGGCGGGAGCGGAGCAGATGGCGCTTGTGGCGTTCGGCCTCGGGCACGGAGAAGACGGCCAGAACCCAGCCGTCGGAGAGAAGGGGGGTGCGATGGTCGTAGATGCGGCGGTCGCCGTCGTCGAGAAGCTGGTGGGCGTCCTGCGACAGCGCGTAGCCCGCCGAGCCGTCCGCGGCGTGGGCGGAGAGCAGCAGCCCACGCCGTTTGAGCCGGGAGACGGAGGACCGCACGGCGGGCGCGTCGACACCGAGCGCACCCATCAGCCGGATGAGTTCGGCCACCGGGAGCGGCCCCGGGCGTTCGCGCCCGTAGGCGCCGTAGAGGGTGACGATGAGCGAGCGGGGGGTGTGCTGGTCGGCCACGTGATCACTCTAGGCTCAGTTCCCGGCCCGCAGCCGGAAGCGCTGGAGCTTGCCGGTGGGTGTGCGGGGGAGCGCGTCGAGGAAGACGAAGACCCGGGGGCATTTGTACGGCGAGAGCCTGGCGCGCACGGCGGCACCGAGCGCCTCGGCGGTGGCATCGCCGGGCGGGACACCGTCGCGCAGGACGACATGGGCGACCACGATCTGGCCGCGCAGCTCGTCGTCCCGGCCGACGACGGCCGCCTCGGCGACATCGGGATGGTGCAGCAGCGCCTTCTCCACCTCGGGCCCGGCGATGTTGTACCCGGCCGAAATGATCATGTCGTCGGCGCGTGCGACATAACGGAACCAGCCGTCGGCCTCCCGGACGTAGGTGTCGCCGGTGAGGTTCCAGCCGTCCCGGACGTACTCCCGCTGACGCGGGTCGGCGAGATAGCGGCAGCCGACGGGGCCGCGGACGGCGAGCAGCCCCGGGCTTCCGTCGGGGACGGGCCGGCCGTCCGTGTCGACGACACGGGCCTGCCAGCCGGGGACGGGGAGGCCGGTGGTGCCGGGGCGGACGGCCTCGTCGGCCGCCGACAGGAAGATATGGAGCAGTTCGGTGGCGCCGATGCCGTTGATGATGCGCAGGCCGGTCCGCTCGTACCAGGCCTGCCAGGTGGCGGCGGGCAGATTCTCCCCGGCCGAGACACAGCGGCGCAGCGAGCGGAGGTCGCAGCTCCGGGGGTCGGCCAGCATCACCCGGTAGGCGGTCGGCGCGGTGAACAGCACGGTGACGTGGTGCTCGCCGATCGCGGGCAGCAGCTGCTCGGGGCCCGACCGCTCCAGCAGCAGCGCGCAGGCCCCCGCGCGCAGGGGGAAGACGACAAGTCCGCCGAGCCCGAAGGTGAAGCCGAGAGGAGGACTGCCGGCGAAAAGGTCGTCGGGGGAGGGCCGGAGCACCCGGGCCGAGAAGGTGTCCGCGACGGCCAGTACATCGCGGTGGAAGTGCAGGCAGCCCTTGGGACGGCCGGTGGTGCCGGAGGTGAAGGCGATCAGGGCGACGTCGTCCGCGGCGGTCGGGACCGCGGGAGCGGGCCCGGCGGGCGCCCGGGCGGCCAGTTGGAGCAGATCGCCGGAGTCCTTGCCGCCGAAGGGGGTGATCCGCAGGTCCGGAAGGAGCGCGCCACGCAGTTCGCCGAGGGAGCGGATATCGCACAGGGCGTGGCTGACACGGGCCAGCTGACCGATGGCGGCCAGTTCCTCGGCCCGGTGCTGGGCCAGTACGGTGACCGCGATCGCGCCCGCCTTCATGACGGCGAGCCAGCAGGCGGCGAGCCAGGGAGTGGTGGGGCCGCGCAGCAGGACGCGGTGGCCGGGGACCACCCCGAGATGGCCGCTGAGGACCCGGGTGATCCGGTCGACGCGGTCGCGCAGTTCTCCGTACGACCAGATCTCCCCGGTGCCGGTGCGGAAGGCGGGGCGGTCGGGGCCGAAGCGCTCGATGGTGCGGTCGAGGAGCTCATGGCCGCAGTTGAGCCGGTCGGGGTAGTCCAGCTCGGGCAGCTCGAAGAGGAGGTCGGGCCAGTGTTCGGCGGGCGGGAGTCCATCGCGCGCGAAGGTGTCGAGATGGGCCGAGGGTGTCAGCTCCATGGTGCGCCCCCTTCTCGTGGTGGGGTCGTGCAGGGAGCGTATCGTTGTGATGACGACAGTCAACTGTCCGCGATAGATGAGATGTATGGGGGACGGATGCCCGTATTCTCGCTTGATCCGGTACAGACCGCTTGGTGTGCCGAACTCCGTGAGCTGGCCGTCGGGACCCTGCGGCCGCTGGCGGCCGGCGGCGAACCCGGGAGGGTCAACCGTCCCTTGCTGGCCGCGCTCGGCGAACGGGGACTGCTGAGCAGGATGTTCACCGGCCCGCCGGGCGCGCCGCCGGGTGCGCCGCCCGGCGGGACGTGGGCCGGGACGGCAGGTTCGGGCGTCACCGGGGCCGGGGTTTCCGGCGGTGGACGTGCGGACGAGGGCACTCCCACCGGCGGCGGTGCGTCGGCAGGCGGCGGATCGCGCGCCGGGGCGGGGCCGGGCGGCACCGGGCCCGGAGGCGCGGGCCCGCCGGGGGCGGCCACCGGTCCGGACGACGGCTCCGGCGGCGCGTGCCATGGTGCCGGTGCCGGCACCGATGGCAGTGGCAGTGGCAGTGGCGGGCGCGGGGGCGCGGGGGGACCCTCGGGTTCAGGGGGTGTCGGGTGGGCCGGGGCGTTTCCGGGAGCGGGCGGCGGCTCCACCGACGGCGGCGGGGGCCGGTTCCCGGTCTTCGAGGGTGCGGGGCGGGCGCTGGAGTTGTGCCTGATGCGGGAGTCCCTGGCGTACGGCTGCACCGAGGCGGAGACCGCGCTCGCGCTCCAGGGGCTGGGCGCCTGGCCGGTCGCCCGGGCGGGCACCCCGGCCCAACGGACCCGGTGGCTGCCGGACGTGACGGCGGGCCGGGCCGTCGCCGCCTTCGCCCTCAGTGAGCCCGGTGCCGGCTCCGATGCCGCCGCCCTGGCGCTGCGCGCCGTCCCCGACCCCAGGAGCGGCCGGGAAGGGTGGCTGCTGACCGGCGAGAAACAGTGGATCTCCAATGCGCCCGAGGCCGACTTCTACACCGTCTTCGCCCGGACGGCCGAGGGCGCCGGCTCCCGGGGGATCACGGCCTTCCTGGTGCCCGCCGACCGCCCTGGTCTCTCCGGGAGCGCCCTGGAGATGCTGTCGCCCCACCCCGTGGGCCGACTCGTCTTCGACGGCACCCCGGTTACCCGGGCCGATGTCCTCGGAGAGCCCGGACGGGGATTCCGGATCGCTATGGACACCCTCAACCTCTTCCGCCCGAGCGTCGGAGCCTTCGCCGTCGGCATGGCGCAGGCCGCCCTGGACGCGACCCTCGCCCACACCGCCGCCCGTACCGCCTTCGGCGGCCCGCTGAAGGACCTCCAGTCCGTCGCCCATCAGGTCGCCGAGATGGCCACCCGGACCGAGGCCGCCCGGCTGCTGGTGCTGAGTGCGGCGGCGGCCTATGACGCGGGGGATCCCGACGTGCCCCGGCGCTCCGCGATGGCCAAACTGTTCGCCACCGAGACCGCGCAGTACGTCGTGGACACCGCCGTCCAGTTGCACGGGGCAAGGGCCCTGCAGCGCGGGCATCTGCTGGAGCACCTCTACCGCGAGGTGCGCGCCCCGCGGATCTACGAGGGCGCCAGCGAGATCCAGCGCTCCATCGTCGCCAAGGAGCTGTACGCCCGGCACCGGACGGCGCGGCAGCGGGGGAGCGGCACATGACCGTGCGCCGGACCAACCCCGACCGTCTCGCCCCCGCCTCCGGTTTCTCGCACGCCGTCACGGCCACCGGCTCCCGGCTGGTGTTCCTCGCCGGGCAGACCGCGCTCGACGCCCGGGGCGCGGTGGTGGGAACGACCCTGCCCGAACAGTTCGAGACCGCCCTGGCGAATCTGCTCACCGCGCTCGCCGCCGCCGGTGGCAGCCCCTCCGACCTGTGCCGGGTGACCGTCTACACCACGGACGTCGGCGCCTACCGGTCCCACGCTCCCGACCTCGGCCGGGTCTGGCGCCGGCTGGCGGGCCGGGACTATCCGGCGATGGCCCTGATCGGGGTCGTACGTCTCTGGGACGAACAGGCCCTGGTCGAAATCGACGGAACGGCGGTCCTGCCTTGACCGCGGCAGACCGCCCCGCGGCCGGGGCCGGCCGGAGGCTGATCGACTGGTGGCACCCCACGGCCGGGTTTAGGGTCGATGGGTGGACGCGGCGCACCGAGCACGTGTCGCGGGCCGCCCGGCCGTACCCTCGGCCGACCCCCCTCCCCGGAGGGCACGGCACATGATGAGCAGCCCCGACAGCCCCGACTCCCGAGCGCCCCGGGCCGCGGCCACGAACGCCGCATCGGCACGCACCCGCACCCGCACCCGCGCCGGAGGCGACGGCAAAGGCATCGCCCTGGTCGTCATCGCCTCCTGCCAGTTGATGGTGGTCCTGGACATCACCATCGTGAACATCGCGCTCCCGCACATCCAGAGCGACCTGCACTTCTCCACCACCGATCTGTCCTGGGTGGTCAGCGCCTACACCCTGACCTTCGGCGGGCTGCTCCTGCTCGGCGGGCGGACCGGCGACATCCTCGGCCGCCGCCGGATGTTCATGGTCGGCGTCGCGCTCTTCGCCGTCGCCTCCCTCCTCGGCGGCCTCTCCCAGAACGGCGGCCAACTTCTCGCAGCCCGGGCCCTCCAGGGCGTCGGCGGGGCCATCGCCTCCCCGACCGCGCTGGCCCTGATCACCACCACATTCCGCGAGGGCCCCGAGCGGAACCGGGCGTTCGGGGTGTTCGCCGCGGTCTCGGCGGGCGGCGGGGCGATCGGGCTGCTGGCGGGCGGCATGCTCGTGGAGTGGCTCGACTGGCGTTGGGTCCTCTTCGTCAATGTGCCGATCGCGGCCCTGATCCTGCTGGCCACCCCACGTCATATCGCGGAGTCCGAGAGACACCCCGGACACTTCGACATCGCCGGGGCGCTCACCTCGACCCTCGGCATGGTCGCCCTGGTGTACGGCTTCATCCGGGCCTCCCAGCACGGCTGGAGCGATCCGCTCACCCTGGCCTCGTTCGGTGCCGCGATCGTGCTGCTCACAGTGTTCCTGCTGGTGGAGCGGAGCTCCCCGCAGCCGATCACCCCACTGCACATGTTCGCCGAGCGCAATCGCGCCGGGACGTACGCCATCATGCTCTGTCTGTCCGCCGCGATCTTCGGCATGTTCTTCTTCCTCACGCTCTACGTCCAGGACGTCCTCGGCTTCAGCCCGCTCACCGCGGGCCTGGCGTTCCTGCCCGTCAGCGCCGTGATCGCGATCGGTGCCACCGTCACCTCCCGGCTGCTGCCCCGCTACGGCCCCAAACCGTTCATCGTCTGCGGTGCGCTGCTGGCCGCGGGCGGACTGAGCTGGCTGACCCGGATCGACGTCGACTCGACCTACGCCGGAAGCGTGCTGGGGCCGATGCTGGTCTTCAGCGCCGGGATGGGCATGCAGTTCGTCTGTCTCACCCTGACCGCGGTCTCCGGTGTCCCCCGGCGCGAGACCGGCGCGGCCTCCGGGCTGCTGAACGCCTCCCAGCAGGTGGGCGGGTCGCTCGGGCTCTCCATCCTGGTCACCGTCTTCGGCACGGCCGCCGCGGACGAGGCCCGCGGGCTGGTCCCCGGTTTCCTGGCCCTGGCGAGCCCGGCCGAGCGGGCCGCCTTCCGCCGTACCGGCCAGCTGCCGCAGCCATGGGCGGCCGAGGTCCTCACCCACGGGATAGCCATGGCGTTCGTGACGGCGGCCGTCTTCGCCGTGATCGCCGCCGTGATCGCCTTGGTCGTCCTCCGGATCCGGCCCGCCGATCTCGAACGGCTCCAGGGCAGCGCCCCCGCCCCGGCTCCCGATCCCGCCCCGGCTCCCGATCCCGCACCCGGTCCGGGCGCCGCCCCTACCCCGGCCCCGGGCCCCGCACCGGCCCCCGGCGACAGCTGACGCCCCGGGCCGACGGCCGCGCCGGTCAGCGGCGGGGAATCCGTGACACACGTCCCTGACCAGGCATGGAGCGGGGCTCTGCCCCCGACCTCCGGAGGTGGCGCAAGCGAGTTGTAGCATGCTCCGCGGCAAGCTTGCGCGGTCGTGAACCGCGGTAGTGCAACACGGGGGGCGTGATGGTGGGGGAGAAGGCTGCCGTTCTCATGGGCACGGCAGCGGGGAACGCCCCGCCGGGCGGTCACGCCGCGGCCCCGGGCCGCCGTCCGGACGGCTGCGGATGAGCGCTCGCTCCCTCGCGACCCCGTACCAGGACACCGACGCCGACCAGCTCTCCTTCGCACTCGGCCATCCCCCGATGGCGGCCCTCGCCGTCCGTGACATCGACCTCGGCGGGCTCGCCGTTCAGCTTCGGCTGCTGGGCGCCTCGCACCAGGTCTTCGCCGGACCCGTTGCCGAGACGGTGGCCTGTCTGCCCGGCGGCGCGGGGGGTCTGCCGGACACCGTTCGGGAGATCGACGGCTGGCAGTATCGTTTCCGCGCCCAGGTGCACCGCTATCCGCCCGAGGAGTTCAGCCGGCGGGTGGCCCGTATCGTGCATCGCGCCGACACCCACCCCCATGCGCTGTACGGGGTCTTCCCGGGCGATCCGGAGGCGGTCACGGCCCTGACCGTCGATACCGGGACCGGCCCCGGGGACGACGGCGACGACGCCCCCGCGGGCCCCGGGCTCAACTGGCGTACTTGGCACACCTACCCGCAGAGCCGCCGGATCGTGGCAACGCACTCCCGGCTGGAGGCCCGATGAAGACCGCCCGACGCATCAGCGTGATACTCCTCGCCGCGGCAGCGCTCACCGCCTGCTCCAGTGACGACGACAAGGACGCCACCAAGTACAACGACGTACCGATCCAGTGGATCCGCGGCGAGTACACCGCGAGCCCCAGCGGCTACACCGACCCGGTCGACGACCACAACACGGTTGCCGACGAGATCCACACCAACACGGCGTCCCGTGACCGCGTCTCCGGCGCGAGCACGGTCTACCTCCGCTACGACGACGACATCGTCGCCGTCACCCGGCAGCCGCGCGGCAGCCTGATCGAGATTCAGGACTACCGCTCCGGCTACTCGCGCTGGCACCACCACCTCCGCACCTCGTCCTGGCCCGACCCGGCGACCCAGAGCTTCCGCGGCGGCGGCCCCGGCTCCGGCAAGTGAGCCCCGTCCCCGCCACCGTTCCCCCGAGTCCGTGAAGACGTCCCCGAAAGGCATCCCCGTGGCAGAGATATTCGAGTCGGCAGGCACCGCCCTGCTCTACGGACTCGTCGGCTTCGTCGTGATGGCGGCCGGTTTCATCGCCCTCGACCTGGTCACCCCCGGCAAGCTCTTCCATGTCGTGTGGTCGGAGCGCAACCGCGGTGCCGCCGTTCTGCTGGCCGGTCAGACCCTCGCGATCGGCCTGGTCATCGAGGAGTCCATCCGGGCCAGTGAATCCGAGCAGGGCCTGGGCCACGGCCTGGTCAGCACGCTGCTCTACGGAATGGCCGGGGTGGTCGTGATGACCGTGATCTCCCTGATCGTCGGTCTGCTGACGCCCGGCCGGCTCGGCGCCGCCGCCCTGGAGGACGACGGCGACCGCCCCCACCCCGCCGCCTGGGTGATGGCGGCCACCTATCTCGGCGCGGCCTTCATGGTCGGCGCCGCCGTCTCCTGAACCCGGGACCGGACCCACGATGAGCACCACCACGGAGGAGCGCGCCACCCCTACCGCCGCCGAGGAGGACATGCGCATCCCCACCTCCAGGGGTGCGCGGTTCCTGCTGATGCTCGCCGTGTTCATCTGCGCGGCCTGCGGACTGATCTACGAGCTCGCGCTCACCGCGCTCGGCAGTTACCTCATCGGCAACTCCGTGATGCAGACCTCCGTGGTCCTGTCCGTCATGGTCTTCGCGATGGGCATCGGCTCCCTCGCCGCCAAACCGCTCCAGAAGCGGGCGGTCGGCGGCTTCGCCCTCGTCGAGGGCGCCCTGGCGCTCGTCGGCGGACTGTCGGTGCTGATCCTGTACGTCTGCTTCGCCTGGCTCCGCATCTACATGCCCGCCATGATCGTGGTGTCGTTCGTGGTGGGTCTGCTGATCGGCGCCGAGATCCCGCTGCTGATGACGCTTCTCCAGCGCATCCGCCGCCAGGAGGCGGGCAGCGCGGTCGCGGATATGTTCGCCGTCGACTACATCGGCGCCCTGGTCGGCGGCCTCGCCTTCCCCCTCCTCCTGCTCCCGGCCTTCGGCCAGTTGAAGGGAGCTCTGGTGGTGGGCGCGGTCAACGCGGTCGCCGGGGTGATTGTCGTCCTGTGGATCTTTCGGCGGGAGACCCGGCGGATCGTCAGAGTGGGCCTGCTCGCCGGGATGGCGGCCGTACTCGCGGTACTGGGCACCGTCTACGTCCTCGCCGACGAGATCGAGGTCACCGCGCGGCAGCAGCTCTACCGCGACCCCATCGTGCACGCCGAGACCACCCCGTACCAGGACATCGTCCTCACCCGGTCCACCGCGTTCACCGGCTCGCCCGATCTGCGGCTCTTCCTCAACGGCGACCTGCAGTTCTCCTCGGTCGACGAGTACCGCTACCACGAGAGCCTGGTCCACCCCGC is part of the Streptomyces qinzhouensis genome and harbors:
- a CDS encoding AMP-binding protein, with the protein product MELTPSAHLDTFARDGLPPAEHWPDLLFELPELDYPDRLNCGHELLDRTIERFGPDRPAFRTGTGEIWSYGELRDRVDRITRVLSGHLGVVPGHRVLLRGPTTPWLAACWLAVMKAGAIAVTVLAQHRAEELAAIGQLARVSHALCDIRSLGELRGALLPDLRITPFGGKDSGDLLQLAARAPAGPAPAVPTAADDVALIAFTSGTTGRPKGCLHFHRDVLAVADTFSARVLRPSPDDLFAGSPPLGFTFGLGGLVVFPLRAGACALLLERSGPEQLLPAIGEHHVTVLFTAPTAYRVMLADPRSCDLRSLRRCVSAGENLPAATWQAWYERTGLRIINGIGATELLHIFLSAADEAVRPGTTGLPVPGWQARVVDTDGRPVPDGSPGLLAVRGPVGCRYLADPRQREYVRDGWNLTGDTYVREADGWFRYVARADDMIISAGYNIAGPEVEKALLHHPDVAEAAVVGRDDELRGQIVVAHVVLRDGVPPGDATAEALGAAVRARLSPYKCPRVFVFLDALPRTPTGKLQRFRLRAGN
- a CDS encoding MFS transporter, producing MMSSPDSPDSRAPRAAATNAASARTRTRTRAGGDGKGIALVVIASCQLMVVLDITIVNIALPHIQSDLHFSTTDLSWVVSAYTLTFGGLLLLGGRTGDILGRRRMFMVGVALFAVASLLGGLSQNGGQLLAARALQGVGGAIASPTALALITTTFREGPERNRAFGVFAAVSAGGGAIGLLAGGMLVEWLDWRWVLFVNVPIAALILLATPRHIAESERHPGHFDIAGALTSTLGMVALVYGFIRASQHGWSDPLTLASFGAAIVLLTVFLLVERSSPQPITPLHMFAERNRAGTYAIMLCLSAAIFGMFFFLTLYVQDVLGFSPLTAGLAFLPVSAVIAIGATVTSRLLPRYGPKPFIVCGALLAAGGLSWLTRIDVDSTYAGSVLGPMLVFSAGMGMQFVCLTLTAVSGVPRRETGAASGLLNASQQVGGSLGLSILVTVFGTAAADEARGLVPGFLALASPAERAAFRRTGQLPQPWAAEVLTHGIAMAFVTAAVFAVIAAVIALVVLRIRPADLERLQGSAPAPAPDPAPAPDPAPGPGAAPTPAPGPAPAPGDS
- a CDS encoding enoyl-CoA hydratase family protein, whose protein sequence is MSPFTGSAQPTEEWRHLGLSVDGGVATVTLARPRKLNALTFGAYADLRDLLAQLSRERSVRALVLGGEGRGFCSGGDVDEIIGATLALDTAELLDFNRMTGATVRAIRECPFPVIAAVHGVAAGAGAVLALAADFRIADPTARFSFLFTRVGLSGGDMGAAYLLPRVVGLGHATRLLMLGEPVPAPEAERIGLISELVPEGTAGERAAALAARLAAGPALAQAQTKALLTVELDMPLAASVELDAATQALLMTSADYAEFHAAFTAKRPPEWRGR
- a CDS encoding DUF4247 domain-containing protein encodes the protein MKTARRISVILLAAAALTACSSDDDKDATKYNDVPIQWIRGEYTASPSGYTDPVDDHNTVADEIHTNTASRDRVSGASTVYLRYDDDIVAVTRQPRGSLIEIQDYRSGYSRWHHHLRTSSWPDPATQSFRGGGPGSGK
- a CDS encoding RidA family protein, which codes for MTVRRTNPDRLAPASGFSHAVTATGSRLVFLAGQTALDARGAVVGTTLPEQFETALANLLTALAAAGGSPSDLCRVTVYTTDVGAYRSHAPDLGRVWRRLAGRDYPAMALIGVVRLWDEQALVEIDGTAVLP
- a CDS encoding DUF2617 family protein, translated to MSARSLATPYQDTDADQLSFALGHPPMAALAVRDIDLGGLAVQLRLLGASHQVFAGPVAETVACLPGGAGGLPDTVREIDGWQYRFRAQVHRYPPEEFSRRVARIVHRADTHPHALYGVFPGDPEAVTALTVDTGTGPGDDGDDAPAGPGLNWRTWHTYPQSRRIVATHSRLEAR
- a CDS encoding bifunctional salicylyl-CoA 5-hydroxylase/oxidoreductase; its protein translation is MTGRPSRPLRIAVIGGGPGGLYAAALLKRHDPRRSITVWERRAPQDTFGFGVVLSDETLGAIEHADPAVHRSLRREFVRWDTIDIVHRGRTLTSGGHGFAALGRQRLLALLHRRCTELGVRLRFRTPAPPATELAAGHDLVIAADGAGSGTREAHPEAYRPTITTHACRYRWLAADFAFDAFRFEIAETDFGVMQLHGYPYAPDASTVVVEMREEVWRAAGFHTERADRGPARTVDRCAEIFAGALGGRALRHSDSTWTAFRTVVNDRWTDGRTVLIGDAAHTAHFSIGSGTKLAVEDALALAGSIEEHPALDDALAAYEAERRPVVESTQRAALASLRWFEELETYTEQSARQFAFNLLTRSRRVTHDNLRLRDASFTTAVDRDFGCPPDTPPMFTPFRLRGLTLRNRIVVSPMDMYTAVDGVPGDFHLVHLGARALGGAGLVMTEMVCVSAEGRITPGCAGLYSGEQVAAWRRITGFVRAAAPGTAIGVQLGHSGRKGSTRRMWEGTDEPLPDGNWPLVAASTLPYRPDGRVPTALDRAGMTAVRNAFTAAARRAADAGFDLLELHCAHGYLLSGFLSPLTNRRTDGYGGDLVGRLRFPLEVFDAVRDVWPDERPMTVRISATDWAPGGTSDADAVAIAAAFAAHGADAIDVSTGQVVAEERPEFGRSYQTPYADRIRNTVGVPVIAVGAISSWDDVNSLLLAGRADLCALARPHLYDPHWTLHAAAEQGYTGPGAPWPVQYRAGSRRPPTGRDVPRPRQGRPDVSSPDERSPDVSSPDVSSPGGSSPKVPSPGGPGGR
- a CDS encoding PaaX family transcriptional regulator, with translation MADQHTPRSLIVTLYGAYGRERPGPLPVAELIRLMGALGVDAPAVRSSVSRLKRRGLLLSAHAADGSAGYALSQDAHQLLDDGDRRIYDHRTPLLSDGWVLAVFSVPEAERHKRHLLRSRLHRLGFGSAAPGVWVAPARLYEETRHTLRRLQLDPYVELFRGTHLGFAATSEAVASWWDLGAVAKAHEEFLDSHEPVLRRWSAERTGSAEDAYRDYLLALDSWRRLPYTDPGLPIELLPEGWPGGRSAGVFRQVHDLLRETGAAFVHRE